The stretch of DNA GGGCCTTCTGGGGCCCAGAACCCCACAGGGTCAGTGTGTGCCACagcacagactctggggagtgagTAACAGGGCCTCCTGAGAAAGGGAGAGGCCCCTGGCAGAGAGTCCTAGGTGGCTGCCCCCCATGCACTGGAGAGCCATCCAGGCCAGCCCCAGAGTCCAGGAAGCAGCCACGATGAGCTGCCTGACCCGACAGAGCCTACTTGGACACTTACGGAGAGGTACAGTTCTGCACTGCTGCCATTGAGCTGCAGCTTCAGGGGGCGGCTGAGGCTGGACTTCGCGGAGACATAAGCCGGCCACACCGTCGGGAGTgaggccccctgccctcccaatgCACGGTACATGGCGAAGATCCGGTGCAGGTCACCAGCCACACAGCTGCAGTTGTAGAGCACAGCACCCAGCTCCTTTACCTGCAAGGCAGGGGTGTTTGGGAACAGCCACGCAGCAAACATGACCTTGCCCCAGCTCCAACAGGAGCCCCAGGCTGAACTCTAAACCCCAGGAGAGTGAGTGCAGCCCCAGTGGGCAACCAGCCACACTGCCCAATGCCCAACTCCAACATGAGCCCTAGCTCCAGTCCTAACCCTGCCCCACAGGGACCCAGGAGTGAGCTCCAGTCCCTGTGAGCACTCAGTCCCCCTGCGTGCCCCCTGCAGTACCTGTGTCAGTGAGCGCCAGTCCCTGTGAGCACACCTCCCCTCTTTCCACACCCTCCCCCGAGTGCCAGTCCCTGTGAGTAACCTCCCCTCTGTCTGCCCTCTACCCGCTGTGGTACCTGTGTCAGCGAGCGCCAGTCCATGTTGGCGCTGCCAATGTAGACGTGCTTGCCATCCACCACCCAGAACTTGGTGTGCACAATTCCTCCAGTCAGGCGCTCCAACTCCACATACTTTACGTCTGCACCTGCAGGGGGCACCAGCAGAACAGTGGCCATCACACAGAGACATCCTTTCCCGCTTCTCTCAGCCTGGCTATCCCAGCCCAGCTGGGTGGGGTCTTGTCTGCCCCTTTCCTAGGGCTGACACTTCCCCTCATGCCCCTATCCCCACCCAGGCTCGGGGGCGGTCCCGACCCCTATGTTACCATTGTTGGCCAGCTCCTCGGTGTCCCGGTCAGACTTCTGGGGGCTATTCACAGCAATGTTGAGCTTCACCCCCCGAGAAGGCAGGTCCCGCAGCTTCTCCAACacctgcctgccctgcagggagcagcatgAGTGTTATGGCTTAGcaaccccttccttccctctcacCCCAGAACAGGAACGGATAAGGGCTTCCTCCGCCTGTGCCGAGCCCCACCTGCCAGGATGAGGGTTCTTCCTCCTGCGTGTCTGAGTCCTGGAGAGTGAAGTAGAAAGCTGCGATGTCCACAGAGTGGTTGGCAGCATCCAACAGGTCCATCCAGGCCTGGAAAATGGGGaggtggctggggctggagtggtTGTAATCCAGGCCCACAGGGATGCTTTCCACCAGCACCAAACTGCAGCAGtcacagagagagaggagagatggGCAGGGTTAGGAGACGGACACCTCAACAGGGATAGCGAGGGCATCAGCACTTGCCAGGACAAGCAGAGACCAGAGCAAAATCCAGCTCCCTTCCACTCCAAGCATCTGCTGAGTCCGAGGGCAAGCACAGCCATCTGCTACCGCCTGCAGAGTCTGTGCTGTCACTATGTGCTTCTGCCCACCACCTCCCGTGTaacagcctgccccctgcaggaTCCCTTACCTGCACTGTGGGCTGCACTCCTCCTCTGGCTCTCTCCACAGGCTGGCGACATGGCTCCAGCCCAGCTGCCACTGCTCCATCAACCCCAGGACAGAGAcagggctgctgtgctcccaCAGGAACCAACCAGAGAAGCCCAAGATGAGTAGGAAGGGAAGAAGGATGCAGCAGGTGGAGGAGAAAAGGAAATGCTAACAAGAGAGAGAATAGCGCTTAGTGGGGAGCCCTGCCTGGGCAGGAACCAACATAACAAAGGGACACTTCTCCAGGAGCCCCATGGACAAGGACCCATATCTGTGTCCATCCAACCCTTCCAGGGACAGGACGGGGGCTGGTTGGACCAGCTCTGCTCTCTTCCAAGTAGTAGTGTCCAGAACCCGATGCAGCAGAGAAAGGTTGCTGAGCACAGTGCTCTCCATGGCAGGGAATGTTCCATTCAGCAGCGGTTGAGCCAATGATGCCCTCCTACAGGCCGAGACTGCCCCCCAGCCAGTGTGAGAAGGCAACTCTGAGCTCTTACTTCCCTGCCTGTGGCATTAGGGTATGGCTCTGAGGGGAGCTGCCATGGCTGTCAGGAAATGGGTCAGCTGTTTAAAGGGAGACTATGTTAGGCACCCAGCGTGGAGGGGCAAGGAAGGGAGTCTGGTGCTACAACTAGACATGAAGCAGGGAGCTCAGCACATAGACTGCCTGGACACTCCAGTGCAGAGGTGTGGATCTCTCCTTTACCTTGCTCGGCTTCCCTGGGTTCTTGGGTCTGGGGGCTGGTGACCTGAGTGCTGCAGTTTCTGTCCACATCGCCAAGCTCGGTGTTCCATGGGCAACGTGCCGCACCCTGGGAGTATCTGTCTCTGTCAGAACTGGAGTCCCAGGTGCCACACTCCGCAGTCTGGGAGCTGCACTCTGCCACCTGGGGGTGCTGATCTGCGCTCTGTCCTGCAACCTGGGGGCCCCACCCTGTAGCCTAGGGAGACTGCTGGCTGCCCCGCTTTGCAGCCAGACGGCTGTGCCCTGCAGCCTGAGGGTGTTGCTGGCCGCtttgccctgcagcctgggggccgTGATCTCCGTGACAGTGGCTGTCTCTGAGCTAGGCAGCGCAGTCTCCAGCACCTGCAGTTGGGCTCTCTCATCTCTGAACTCTTGCCAGTCCAGGTTCAGCTTCTGCAGTGGGAGACAGCCAAGCCAAAGGGTGGTCCTTAGCCTGGTTGAGAGAGAGGCAGCCCCCAGTCCCCAAGCATTGTCCCTCTGGTGCAAGGATAAGAATGGCCTAAAACAGCACTGAGCAATAGAGGGGTAcaagttggggcagggggggctgcagAGCCTGAGACCTGGGATCAGCCACTACCTGTGCCTAATGTGA from Emys orbicularis isolate rEmyOrb1 chromosome 7, rEmyOrb1.hap1, whole genome shotgun sequence encodes:
- the LOC135881365 gene encoding 5'-3' exonuclease PLD3-like, which translates into the protein MWTETAALRSPAPRPKNPGKPSKHFLFSSTCCILLPFLLILGFSGWFLWEHSSPVSVLGLMEQWQLGWSHVASLWREPEEECSPQCSLVLVESIPVGLDYNHSSPSHLPIFQAWMDLLDAANHSVDIAAFYFTLQDSDTQEEEPSSWQGRQVLEKLRDLPSRGVKLNIAVNSPQKSDRDTEELANNGADVKYVELERLTGGIVHTKFWVVDGKHVYIGSANMDWRSLTQVKELGAVLYNCSCVAGDLHRIFAMYRALGGQGASLPTVWPAYVSAKSSLSRPLKLQLNGSSAELYLSSSPPALCSTGRTPDLTAIVSTIQDAQAFVYISVMDYVPQCTFCQPKRFWPVIDDALRAAACNRHVKVRLLISCWQHSDQSMFLFLESLSVLSREPLGCPIEVKLFVVSTSVEEILIPFSRVNHNKYMVTDRLAYIGTSNWSEDYFTNTAGVGLIVNQSEAAPGVTQLTLREQLEAVFHRDWSSPYSQPLSPKPSCATKN